From the Peromyscus leucopus breed LL Stock chromosome 8b, UCI_PerLeu_2.1, whole genome shotgun sequence genome, one window contains:
- the B9d1 gene encoding B9 domain-containing protein 1 isoform X3 has protein sequence MAAASPSVFLLMVNGQVESAQFPEYDDLYCKYCFVYGQDWAPTAGLEEGISQIASKSQDVRQALVWNFPIDVTFKSTNPYGWPQIVLSVYGPDVFGNDVVRGYGAVHVPFSPGRHKRTIPMFVPESTSTLQKFTRSQDAGGLFLASHCLALAF, from the exons ATGGCTGCAGCGAGTCCCAGCGTCTTCCTGCTCATGGTCAACGGGCAGGTAGAGAGCGCCCAG TTTCCAGAATATGACGACCTCTATTGCAAGTACTGCTTCGTGTACGGCCAGGACTGGGCGCCCACAGCG GGTCTGGAGGAGGGCATCTCACAGATAGCATCCAAGAGCCAAGACGTCCGACAAGCACTGGTGTGGAACTTCCCCATCGATGTCACCTTTAAAAGTACCAACCCCTATGGCT GGCCACAGATCGTGCTCAGTGTGTATGGACCAGACGTGTTTGGGAACGACGTGGTCCGAGGCTACGGAGCGGTGCATGTACCCTTCTCTCCTGGACG GCACAAGAGGACCATCCCCATGTTTGTGCCGGAGTCCACATCTACGCTGCAGAAGTTCACAAG GAGCCAAGATGCCGGTGGCCTCTTTCTCGCTTCCCATTGCCTGGCCTTGGCTTTCTGA
- the B9d1 gene encoding B9 domain-containing protein 1 isoform X1 has protein sequence MAAASPSVFLLMVNGQVESAQFPEYDDLYCKYCFVYGQDWAPTAGLEEGISQIASKSQDVRQALVWNFPIDVTFKSTNPYGWPQIVLSVYGPDVFGNDVVRGYGAVHVPFSPGRHKRTIPMFVPESTSTLQKFTSWFMGRRPEYTDPKVVAQGEGREVTRVRSQGFVTLLFNVVTKDMKKLGYDTGPVDTQGVLGPSLSQSNLQ, from the exons ATGGCTGCAGCGAGTCCCAGCGTCTTCCTGCTCATGGTCAACGGGCAGGTAGAGAGCGCCCAG TTTCCAGAATATGACGACCTCTATTGCAAGTACTGCTTCGTGTACGGCCAGGACTGGGCGCCCACAGCG GGTCTGGAGGAGGGCATCTCACAGATAGCATCCAAGAGCCAAGACGTCCGACAAGCACTGGTGTGGAACTTCCCCATCGATGTCACCTTTAAAAGTACCAACCCCTATGGCT GGCCACAGATCGTGCTCAGTGTGTATGGACCAGACGTGTTTGGGAACGACGTGGTCCGAGGCTACGGAGCGGTGCATGTACCCTTCTCTCCTGGACG GCACAAGAGGACCATCCCCATGTTTGTGCCGGAGTCCACATCTACGCTGCAGAAGTTCACAAG CTGGTTCATGGGACGGCGGCCTGAGTACACAGACCCCAAGGTGGTGGCCCAGGGTGAAGGCCGGGAAG TGACCCGTGTCCGCTCTCAGGGATTTGTCACCCTCCTCTTCAATGTGGTCACCAAGGACATGAAGAAGCTGGGCTATGACACTGGGCCTGTGGACACACAAGGAGTCCTGGGTCCCAGCCTGTCACAGAGTAACCTACAATGA
- the B9d1 gene encoding B9 domain-containing protein 1 isoform X2, translated as MAAASPSVFLLMVNGQVESAQFPEYDDLYCKYCFVYGQDWAPTAGLEEGISQIASKSQDVRQALVWNFPIDVTFKSTNPYGWPQIVLSVYGPDVFGNDVVRGYGAVHVPFSPGRHKRTIPMFVPESTSTLQKFTSDPCPLSGICHPPLQCGHQGHEEAGL; from the exons ATGGCTGCAGCGAGTCCCAGCGTCTTCCTGCTCATGGTCAACGGGCAGGTAGAGAGCGCCCAG TTTCCAGAATATGACGACCTCTATTGCAAGTACTGCTTCGTGTACGGCCAGGACTGGGCGCCCACAGCG GGTCTGGAGGAGGGCATCTCACAGATAGCATCCAAGAGCCAAGACGTCCGACAAGCACTGGTGTGGAACTTCCCCATCGATGTCACCTTTAAAAGTACCAACCCCTATGGCT GGCCACAGATCGTGCTCAGTGTGTATGGACCAGACGTGTTTGGGAACGACGTGGTCCGAGGCTACGGAGCGGTGCATGTACCCTTCTCTCCTGGACG GCACAAGAGGACCATCCCCATGTTTGTGCCGGAGTCCACATCTACGCTGCAGAAGTTCACAAG TGACCCGTGTCCGCTCTCAGGGATTTGTCACCCTCCTCTTCAATGTGGTCACCAAGGACATGAAGAAGCTGGGCTATGA